A genomic region of Aspergillus oryzae RIB40 DNA, chromosome 1 contains the following coding sequences:
- a CDS encoding uncharacterized protein (predicted protein): protein MKWSALVPLSVSALAVLPSTGAWEFTWRDASNTRHVESGHGPSKCITVDHKKGMVFSIDAQGEKNINMLLYGTDDCSGKAVGQATERFSKASSVDIHGFQVESLSTGSNATTTAANATVTSTRLTQSSSTANSESSDVPTTSATTTSDTAATTTSASETSTSTPNASLRLSAAGSDMAKTVIGMVLGLATVEWLC from the coding sequence ATGAAGTGGTCAGCATTGGTTCCTCTATCGGTCTCTGCACTGGCCGTTCTTCCCTCCACTGGTGCGTGGGAGTTCACTTGGAGAGACGCCAGCAACACAAGACACGTGGAATCCGGCCACGGGCCCTCCAAGTGTATAACCGTCGACCATAAGAAAGGAATGGTATTTTCCATTGATGCGCAAGGCgaaaagaacatcaacatgTTACTGTACGGCACCGATGACTGTTCGGGCAAGGCTGTGGGACAGGCGACCGAGCGCTTTTCCAAAGCGTCGTCGGTAGACATCCATGGTTTCCAAGTTGAGAGTCTCTCTACCGGATCGAATGCGACCACGACTGCTGCGAATGCTACCGTGACATCGACAAGACTCACTCAATCGTCCTCCACCGCCAACAGCGAATCCAGCGATGTGCCAACGACGTCGGCGACGACCACGTCTGATACAGctgccaccaccacaagTGCGAGTGAAACAAGCACGTCCACCCCGAATGCATCACTGCGACTGTCCGCTGCCGGTAGCGACATGGCCAAGACTGTGATTGGTATGGTGTTGGGACTTGCGACGGTCGAATGGCTGTGTTAG
- a CDS encoding uncharacterized protein (predicted protein) yields the protein MNTRFLLTIFIITSSLFFCSDAAPAPAADEALVTIDSPEVQTNWTESSFLQCVKQLNGFKSANIVDGNIAFKCHGVYGNGDLNLHAPSGKKADSCAASFPLSISEEVNMTSCTTELSKNFEEAAPFRAAVDAICHDIVGSWVDKEITHMTHHFTDASSKSDSWLLKNKKVILKTTMNMIPQTRAALNAGKIAKATLDTLCENGLRDFGTKGKGCTHELHYYKNTIGISHHGIPYDRATTTGVTNGMVDLFVDNIKNIIGTIDLSWSKP from the coding sequence ATGAATACCAGGTTTCTTCTTACGATCTTTATCATAACAagctctctttttttctgctcTGACGCTGCCCCTGCACCGGCAGCCGATGAAGCTTTAGTTACGATCGACTCCCCGGAAGTCCAGACCAATTGGACTGAATCCAGTTTCTTGCAATGTGTCAAGCAGCTAAATGGCTTTAAGTCCGCTAATATTGTGGATGGCAACATTGCTTTCAAGTGCCATGGTGTGTATGGCAATGGTGACCTGAACCTCCATGCTCCTAGTGGCAAGAAGGCCGATAGCTGTGCAGCGAGCTTTCCCCTTTCAATCTCAGAGGAAGTCAATATGACGAGCTGTACCACGGAACTCTCAAAGAACTTCGAAGAAGCCGCCCCATTTCGTGCTGCCGTTGATGCCATCTGTCATGATATTGTCGGAAGTTGGGTGGACAAGGAAATCACCCATATGACTCACCACTTTACGGATGCCTCCTCTAAATCCGATTCATGGCtgttgaagaacaagaaagtcATCTTAAAGACAACAATGAATATGATACCTCAGACTCGTGCTGCTCTAAACGCTGGCAAGATAGCCAAAGCCACACTGGATACTCTGTGTGAGAATGGATTAAGAGATTTTGGCACCAAAGGGAAAGGGTGCACACACGAATTGCACTACTACAAGAACACTATTGGTATCTCGCATCACGGCATCCCTTATGACCGTGCCACTACAACAGGAGTGACAAACGGTATGGTTGATTTATTTGTGGacaatatcaagaacatAATTGGTACTATCGACCTGTCCTGGTCCAAGCCTTAA